The Punica granatum isolate Tunisia-2019 chromosome 4, ASM765513v2, whole genome shotgun sequence sequence AGGTAATGATTCCATCACTTCCTGCTTCGGCTACCTATTGGCTCGTCTGATTCCGGGAATGCGGGTGATTTCTGGAAGCATTTTCACTTGATTTCCTCGGTGATGCCAAACTGCAGGTACCGTTGATTGGTGGGAAATTGGAATTGAGTGAAAGTGGAGAGGGAGATGGAGAAGCAGTGATTATCGGAGGGATGGTCTTGGACATTCATGCCGTGCCTTCCACTCCTCTCATTCTCGGGACCACCTCCCCCGGCAAGGTGTTtgtatttcttcttttttctttttctttgggcccttttttttccttcttttttttttttgggttcaaAAAATTCCATATCAGTTGGTAGGTGAAGTGATGATTCCGAGTTTACGGGGCAAACTGCATGTTGGGATGTTTCATTGTTCAATAACTGAACGTGAATGAACCTATTGTTGATTCCTATACATCTGTTTGATCATATGAAGCTTTCTCTGCTTGCTAGGAAGTCTCAGTATTGTAATGTCGCAGTTAATGGATTTCATATGATGATTGCTTTTTCGCAAATTTTGCGTTTTTTCATCATCCTTACGTACCAAAGTTAACCTATGAACAGAGTTGAAAATAGCGGTCTTGTGAGGTAAAATTTAAGCCGAGccatcattactttctcattGTTTTAGGTTTATTATTTCTCGGGAGGTGTTGCGAGGAACGTAGCAGAGTGCATGGCAAATCTTTCAGCGAGGCCTTTTCTGATCAGTGCTTTGGGCCATGATATGGCAGGTGACCTTTCTTCCATATTCGCGTTTGATATGCCACCTTCGTTCCTTTATCAGGCTAGGCCAAGTGCCTCTGCTCTAAAATTCTAGTCTTCATATATTAAATTGGGATTGAGACCAGAAGACATCGAGGATCTTTAGAAGTTTTTGGGGCTGGCAAGAGGGCAAAATGAgtattaaaaagaattttgtTAAAGAACATTTCAGCAGCTTGGGGAAGTTAGTTGGGTGATGTCCTTTCAGCCTCTTACCATTTCTATGATGTAGTAATTGGTTTCTCTAGTTCCAAGGCTGATGCTTTCTGCTCGTTACTTGTCCAGGGAACTTGTTGTTGGATCGCTGGAAATCTGCTGCACTACCTATTGACGGTCTGTTTCCTTTCTTAATCTGCTTCCTGCAAGCTATAGTGATGCTCCATTTGCAGTTTTACATTCTCATCTGTacttttgcttttttctttACTCAAATTATTTGAAGGCATACCAGAAACATTGGAAGACTTCATTTCGATTTTCCTGCAACTTTATATACTcttgaaataggaaacttggGAAAGtagaataatattttctcGAGAATGAAaactttacttttcctttCTAATGGTTCTAGCTCTACTGAATTTTATCTGCTACACTCCTTCACTGTCGCTGGCTATATGTAATTGACCTCTAAGCTCCGTCTACTTTCTTGCTGCAGGCATACGGAGGCATGAGGATATCCGGACTGCTGTTGTATGCAACACGCTTGACTTAAATGGGGAGGTAGCTGCAGGGGTCGCCAGTGTGCAAGATATCGTAAGTTGAATTTCTTTGTCAGACATTTCATCCAGAAATTTTAGCTTATTGAAGCAAAAGTGTAAATTCTTAAAATTCAGGCACCAAATGTGCTTAATGGTTTTGTGAAGGAAACTTTTGTTTCAGCTGAGTGGATTCAACAATTCAGGAAGCAAATACATTCTTCTCCAGTACTAATGGTTGACGCGAACTTGAGTCCTCTTGCTCTCGAAGCTTCCTGCCTATGTAAGTGCTAACATTTTACTCTTAGTTCTTCTCTCTACCTTTTCCATGTAAACACAGATGCTGTTTATAAAATATGTTTGTGTTAGTGAtcattcttcattttcttttatcagtGGCTGCAGAATATAAAGTTCCTGTGTGGTTTGAGCCCGTGTCACTCACCAAGTCCAAAAGAGTGGTTTCTGTTGTCAAGTATGTGAGTGATCTGCCTCTATATCTGCTTTTCACCCTATGTTTTGTATTTAAATTACATTGCTCTGTGGAAAAAGGATTTAAAGCAAAAACTATAAATTTGTggatcaaaaaaaaaaactataaatttGTGAtggattaaataatattagaaCTAGCAAGTCGATAACTTGCACCTCCAGTCAAAAGtaggtttcttttttctttttctttttttaatgggGTAAACATTCTCTTGGCTCCATGTTTACTGGTTGTTCTGTTGTAAGAAAGTTCTCACTGTCTTCTACATGTGTTATTGACTACGAATGGTTACAGTAAAACACAACTTATGTATTGCCAAGTTTGGTAAATGAATTGTTGGTTTTATCAACTGCATTAAATGTAGACTATCTGCAGGTCACCTACACTTCTCCAAATGAGGATGAACTTATTGCCATGGCAAACGAACTTTCTCCTGGGAGTAGAATTCATTTGACTCACGTGGAAAAGAGCATCAAGGATCTCCCTCTGGAATCTGTGTTTGAAATACTGAAACCTGCAATTTGGGTTTTGCTTGAGAAGGGCCTTAAAGTGGTCGTTCTGACTCTTGGCCGAAACGGGGTTTTAATATGTTCTCGAGGTGGGCCTAATTTTATGACAACCTTTTCTAAGAATTCCCAAAGATTCAGTTCTCGGAGACGACTCTTCAATGCAGTCGCTTCTTCCTGTCCCTTGAGAATGTATGTCGATCCAGGAAAATCATCCGAGGACAGCTCCCACCTCTTTGCCCTGCATCTCCCTGCACTTCCTGCGACAGTTAAGAAGCTCACTGGGGCCGGGGATTGCTTGGTAGGTGGAACCCTATCATCCATTTCTGCAGGTCTGGACCTTGTACAGGCCATTTCGGTTGGTATTGCTGTGGCCCGAGCGACTGTTGAATCTGAGGAGAATGTGCCCCCCACATTCAATCCACAGGAGCTTGCAGGTACGTAATTCCATCTTAGGGttgtttcttttccttctcatATTTTGGCATATGGATCTGAGTAGGTTGTGACTGGGTTTCTTTCTGCTTTCTATGCAGATGATGCCCGGTCTGTATATTCTGCTGCCACGGTTCTGTTCCGCGGGCCGATGCggtagaataaataaataatatgtgAAAGATGTTGATAATATGTAAAAGAtgttctttttaatttctcttGGAAGACTCCTTAAAATCGATTCTTGGACTTTAAGGAACTAATACATACTGCAGCATTTCAAGTCGGGAGATCGTATATCATGTGGATTATTCTTTCGCCTCCCCGTGCGTAGCCTATAGTTCAATAACAGTGGCATTCCTTAAGAACTTGGAACTTGATCCCAGGTAATTTCTTTAGAATCAATATGAGGTGGCGAGTAGTTAGACCCGTACGTATGAATGTACCGGAGGATTCAAATTCGAGTTTAGATCAAAGGACGAAACGAAGTGGAATGGGATTCCATATACAATGGACTGTTCTAAACAATAATTTTCACGCATCATGGACTGTTCTATACAATAATGCTACATTGGAGTCTGTTTCGATCCCTTTCGCACATGTGTGGGTACATATTGCTGTAACCGACCACCCGTGATGGCCTTGTTCAGAGGAGCCTATTTGGTTTTTTAATGGAGCCGTTCCGGTTTGCCAGAAATTAGACATTTTAACTTCTTGTTGGCGAAATGAATTCGATGTTGTAATAGGTTTCTTAAAGGGACTAGATAACTATACCAATGTTCACTAACATTTTATTCTTACTTAATTGGTACGTGGCATCTAAAAACTATTTCAGAAACCCGATGTCGAAATTACAATGACTTGAAAACAATTGAGAAGACTTTGGTTTTGGTCCCTAAAATGTTACTTTTCATTGTTTTGGTTCCTCAAAGATTTTTGCTACTATTTTCGTTCCTCAATCTCCATTATGTCTATTGTTTTCGTCATGCCGTCTTTTGGGCATGCAAAATTTAACGAAAATCTCATGTGGCGTATGAGCTGGACGTATAAAGAGGAACCAAAAGTATACAACAATTGGATCTTTATAACTGCCACTCGACAACATTTGCTTCCTCAACAGTACGGGACAACAACCAAAGTCGGCTTTTTGTCATTCCCAAAATGGCATTTCCGTCAAATTTTGCACGAGTAGAAGACGGCATGACTAAAACAATAGACGAAATGGAGATTGAGGAGGGACAAAGATAGTGGCAAAAATCTTTGAGGGACCAAAACAATGGCAAAGTGATCTGAAAGGACCAAAACCAAAGTTTTCTCACAACAATTTCTAGGATCTTTttcgttttccttttctgaaaatgaaTTGAGAAATCCTTATATAGCCAGAGTACTTGTTCTACTTCCAAGTTCCAAAAAAAGTGTTTTTCTATTTGCCGGAAAACAGCGTCGTCTTCACCAGTTTTCCGtttgtaattttcttcttctgagGACGAGGCTGGacgaagcttcttcttccttcattgatgagaagttgTTTCTCAGGATCGAATCGTATGTCTGTATGTATATGAGGACGTTGAGAGAGGGTCTCATCCTTCAAGCAAAGGCCATAAAATACGGCTTTACGCCCACAGTCTTCTCGTCCAATCAGCTCATCCATCTGTACTCGAGCAATGGCCTCCTCAAAGAAGCCCAGAGGCTGTTTGACGAAATGCCCGAGAGAAATGCCTTCTCTTGGAACGCCATAGTTTCAGCTCACGTGAAAGCTCGAAACTTGACGCAGGCAAGAGCACTGTTTGAGGCCGCAACTCAGAGGGATATTGTGACCTACAACTTGATGCTGTCGGGCTATGTCAGCGCAGAAGGGTATGAGACAGACGCGGTGGAATTGTTCAGGCAAATGCAGTCGATGAGTGATGTCATTAAACTTGATGAGTTTACGCTTACCACGATGCTTAACTTGGTGGTGAAGTTAAGCTCGGTTTCTTGTGGCAGGCAATTGCATTCGTACATGGTGAAGACGGGCAATGATTTGAACGGCTTTGCTAGGAGCTCTCTCATTGATATGTATTCTAAAAGGGAGTCTTTTGGGGAGGCTCTTAAGGTGTTCGGTCAGCTGGGTGGGAGGGTTGATTTGGTCTCCAGGAATGCAATGCTGGCTGCTTGTTGTAGGGAAGGTGAACTCGGAATGGCCTCAGATCTTTTCTGGAGAGAGACTGAGCTCAATGATGCCGTGTCTTGGAATACGCTGATCTCTGCTTTTGCTCAAAATGGTTTCGCAGAGGAGTCAGTGAAGATGTTTGTGGAGATGGGGAAGAATGGGATTAGATGGAATGAGCACACATTTGCTAGCCTCTTGGGTGCTTGCTCTGCATTGAAGGATCTCAAGCTTGGAAAGGAGATCCACTGTTGGGTTGTAAAGAATGGATCAATTTTGAATCCATTTATTAGTAGCGGTATAATCGATGTATACTCTAAGTGCGGCAATATGAAGTATGCGGAGTCAGTTTATGCAACTGATGAGGTCGTGAACTCCTTTTCAATCACAAATATGATTGTGGGCTATTCATCTCAGGGCAACATGTCTGAAGCTCGGCGGTTGTTTGATTCATTGACCGAGAAGAACTCTATCATATGGACAGCTCTGTTTTGTGGCTATTTGAAGAGCCAACAGTGTGAAGCTGTATTTGAGCTCTTGAATGAGTATAGAAAATGGGAGCCGAGCAATGTTCTTGATCCTCTGATCATCGTGAGTGTCCTTGGTGCCTGTGCTTTACAAGCAGGTCTGGAACCAGGAAAACAAACTCATGCTTATATACTGAGAAGAGGAATCGTAATGGATGAAAAATTAACAAGTGCCTTGATGGACATGTACTCTAAATCAGGCAGTCTAGGACATGCAGAAAAGATTTTTGACGAAGTAATCAAAAGAGATCTAGTGCACTATAATATCATGATTGCAGGTTATGCTCATCATGGGCACAGGGACCGAGCATTCCAACTATACCATAAAATGCTGGACAAGAGTTTGAGGCCGGATACGGTTACATTTCTTGCTCTGCTATCTGCTTGTCGTCACTGTGGACTAGTTGAAGTGGGCGAGAAATATTTCCGCTCAATGACCGAAGATCACAACATTTTGCCTGAAATTGACCATTACTCATGTATGATTGATCTTTATGGGAGGACGAATCAGTTAGAGAAGGCAGTAGATTTCATGAAAACAATCCCCACTGATTTTGATGCAGTGATCTGGGGAGCCTTCTTGAATGCTTGTAAGCTGAATGGAAAGCTCCAACTCGCGAGAGAAGCAGAGAAGAGACTTCTGGCTATTGAAGGAGAGAACGGGTCCCGGTATGTACAGCTGGCAAATTTGTATGCGGAGCATGGGGATTGGGCCGAGATGGAAAGAATAAGGAGGAAAATGAGAGGGAAGGAAGTGAAGAAGCTCGCTGGGTGCAGTTGGGTGTATGTGGAGAATGCAGTTAACGTTTTCACTTCAGGAGACACGTCCCACGGGAAAGCAGAGGCAATATATTCAACCTTAGGCTTCTTGACAGGAGAGCTGTCTGAAATGGCCGATAGGAGAATTAGGGAGAGCTCTCCCACATTGTGATTTCTATACGTAGGGATTAGGATGTGACTTTGAATGCTTGGGTTGAAGAActtgaatttgaaattttgaacaaTTCTCCGGGAACGGACAGATGAAAATAGCATGCAGGTGCGTATATGAAGAGAAAAGACAAGGTATATTCTTCTGGGAGCATTCCTTAGTACATGTACAGAAGATCCTGCATTTCTCCAATGATAATAGATGGCACTGCCTACACTTAACAGCATCGGAGGAGCAGTCTTTGCATTCGTTTATTGGGTTGTTGGGGATGAGTGAAGCTAAAGTGAAGCGACCTGTGAAAATTATCGAGGCAAGAAGGGCATAAAATGCGCAGTTAACACTAAGCCAATGAGTGGTTTGATATCAATGAAGCGGAACTCTTTTCTATCGGCTGCAATTTGCTGCATTTGCAAAAACGACCAATTTTTTCTCCAGTGCTTTCTAGGAATCCTGATCTGCTTCAGGATTGTGAGTGACAAATGGAAGATGTCTTCTTTTCCTCGAGGAAGCACGAGTATGGAGCCGTAAGGAGCATGTCAATTTCGGACTAATTTTTTCCTTTGAGAAGTACCGGTGATGGTTAAGCTACGATTCACCACTTCTCGCAAGTATGAAGAGGAAATCATCTGCCATGGACTAGCGTAGTCGATTGCTTTTGTCTGTTAAGAGAAATAGCGGAGGAAGAGTTGAAGGCATGTTGTGCATTGTGAAAGAGGCAGGGACGTAAggccatttcttttttctttttttttttttaaagaatataTGACCCTCCCTTACCAACTACCAGAGTCGAATCGGACACTTGTCAATTGAAGAAAGGTAGCTTTACAGTTTAAAAATTGGAAACCTTACAACTACCTGGTCATCTTGTAATTTTGTTAAATTAATGTGATATAAAAGGTCAAGTGATGGACCTATCAGGAATAGAATATTATATTAGATAAGAACTCCCGCGGAAATAAGAGGCGTCATCGTTGAAATTGGACCCAATGTCCACATGATCAACGTCATAGAATCAACGTTACgtaaattacaaaagaaaCACGTCTAATTTTAAATCGATACGGTTTTGACCCATTTTACGGATAATTTTGTCCTGTGAAACGACGGTGGTTCTGATATCAGTTCAAAGTAAAGACGAACTATACCATAAATTTGACGTGACAATACGAAACTGCCTAGTGCCTTTCAGCCTATTCGTGAACTTGCATTGCATGGGGCTTTGGTGAAATTAACAAGTGGGAATCGGGGACGTATTTTAAATGGTGCAAAACTTCAGGGACTTAGGAGCAATTATACTGCCCCAGCATTCCCGCTATTTTCCGACCGCGGGGCGTGTGGAGCGATTTAGGG is a genomic window containing:
- the LOC116204183 gene encoding putative pentatricopeptide repeat-containing protein At3g18840, which encodes MEEHRAQRRLESLCRHLLQQSSDSLPVLRQVPLIGGKLELSESGEGDGEAVIIGGMVLDIHAVPSTPLILGTTSPGKVYYFSGGVARNVAECMANLSARPFLISALGHDMAGNLLLDRWKSAALPIDGIRRHEDIRTAVVCNTLDLNGEVAAGVASVQDIETFVSAEWIQQFRKQIHSSPVLMVDANLSPLALEASCLLAAEYKVPVWFEPVSLTKSKRVVSVVKYVTYTSPNEDELIAMANELSPGSRIHLTHVEKSIKDLPLESVFEILKPAIWVLLEKGLKVVVLTLGRNGVLICSRGGPNFMTTFSKNSQRFSSRRRLFNAVASSCPLRMYVDPGKSSEDSSHLFALHLPALPATVKKLTGAGDCLVGGTLSSISAGLDLVQAISVGIAVARATVESEENVPPTFNPQELADDARSVYSAATVLFRGPMRISSREIVYHVDYSFASPCVAYSSITVAFLKNLELDPRVLVLLPSSKKSVFLFAGKQRRLHQFSVCNFLLLRTRLDEASSSFIDEKLFLRIESYVCMYMRTLREGLILQAKAIKYGFTPTVFSSNQLIHLYSSNGLLKEAQRLFDEMPERNAFSWNAIVSAHVKARNLTQARALFEAATQRDIVTYNLMLSGYVSAEGYETDAVELFRQMQSMSDVIKLDEFTLTTMLNLVVKLSSVSCGRQLHSYMVKTGNDLNGFARSSLIDMYSKRESFGEALKVFGQLGGRVDLVSRNAMLAACCREGELGMASDLFWRETELNDAVSWNTLISAFAQNGFAEESVKMFVEMGKNGIRWNEHTFASLLGACSALKDLKLGKEIHCWVVKNGSILNPFISSGIIDVYSKCGNMKYAESVYATDEVVNSFSITNMIVGYSSQGNMSEARRLFDSLTEKNSIIWTALFCGYLKSQQCEAVFELLNEYRKWEPSNVLDPLIIVSVLGACALQAGLEPGKQTHAYILRRGIVMDEKLTSALMDMYSKSGSLGHAEKIFDEVIKRDLVHYNIMIAGYAHHGHRDRAFQLYHKMLDKSLRPDTVTFLALLSACRHCGLVEVGEKYFRSMTEDHNILPEIDHYSCMIDLYGRTNQLEKAVDFMKTIPTDFDAVIWGAFLNACKLNGKLQLAREAEKRLLAIEGENGSRYVQLANLYAEHGDWAEMERIRRKMRGKEVKKLAGCSWVYVENAVNVFTSGDTSHGKAEAIYSTLGFLTGELSEMADRRIRESSPTL